A genomic region of Fusarium falciforme chromosome 4, complete sequence contains the following coding sequences:
- a CDS encoding MFS domain-containing protein gives MAAAPRRSQSPFRDASETTPLLGDGLEVDTEASTLIGTATPTVRSGAGTPGPGDDVPPEVKPGKPLPKLQIFLLCYARMTEPIAFFCIFPFIAEMVQRNGNLPKSDVGFYSGLIESLFSATQMLVLISWGRLADRIGRKPILVLTLVGTAVGPALFGMAKTLPQMILFRCLAGVFSGSSLVIRTMISEHSTPETQARAFSWFAFAGNLGLFIGPIIGGALANPATQYPGSFGHNKFFIEYPYALPGFVTGVISATSALTSALFLKETLKKQGTDELSHREITSSKPPLSTWELLKAPSVGIVLWVYGHVMFLAFAFTAIMPVVLYTPIDLGGVGFDSVKISMYMAVQGAAQAMWLVLAFPMLQHRFGTKGVMKLCGFAYPFFFAGYIILNTLLRADTHLTTVLFWTFGAVVAILGPGVSMAFTGVQLALNDVAPDSHVLGTLNALALTLSSGIRSIVPGAATAIYAVGVRGQILWGHLAWFILVPLAAAFAVACEYLPEGRRPTKDDDENEENEA, from the coding sequence ATGGCAGCTGCTCCGCGCCGCTCCCAGAGCCCCTTCCGGGATGCCTCGGAGACGACCCCTCTCCTCGGCGACGGCCTGGAAGTTGACACCGAGGCCTCCACTCTCATTGGTACCGCGACTCCCACCGTCCGCTCCGGCGCCGGTACCCCCGGACCCGGCGACGATGTCCCCCCGGAGGTCAAGCCGGGAAAGCCGCTGCCGAAACTCcagatcttcctcctctgctACGCCCGGATGACGGAGCCCATCGCCTTCTTCTGCATCTTTCCCTTCATCGCCGAGATGGTTCAGCGGAATGGAAACCTACCCAAGTCTGACGTGGGCTTCTACAGCGGCCTCATCGAATCTTTGTTCTCGGCAACCCAGATGCTGGTCCTCATCAGCTGGGGCCGTCTCGCAGACCGCATCGGCCGCAAACCCATTCTCGTCCTCACCCTCGTCGGCACAGCCGTTGGCCCGGCGCTCTTTGGAATGGCAAAGACTCTCCCGCAGATGATTCTCTTCCGGTGCTTGGCGGGTGTCTTTTCAGGATCCAGTCTTGTCATCCGGACCATGATTTCAGAGCATAGCACCCCTGAGACGCAGGCGCGTGCCTTTAGCTGGTTTGCTTTTGCTGGAAACCTGGGACTCTTTATTGGACCCATCATTGGCGGTGCTCTGGCGAATCCGGCAACTCAGTATCCCGGCAGCTTTGGACACAACAAGTTCTTCATCGAGTATCCCTACGCTCTTCCAGGCTTTGTCACTGGTGTCATCAGTGCCACGAGTGCTCTCACAAGCGCCCTCTTCCTCAAAGAAACCCTCAAAAAGCAAGGCACAGACGAACTATCCCACCGAGAAATCACCTCCTCAAAACCACCTCTGTCAACATGGGAACTCCTCAAAGCCCCCAGCGTCGGCATCGTCCTCTGGGTCTACGGCCACGTCATGTTCCTCGCCTTTGCCTTTACGGCCATCATGCCGGTTGTGCTCTACACGCCCATCGACTTGGGTGGCGTGGGATTCGACTCTGTCAAGATCTCCATGTACATGGCTGTCCAGGGAGCAGCCCAAGCCATGTGGCTGGTCTTGGCGTTTCCCATGCTGCAGCACCGTTTCGGCACCAAGGGTGTTATGAAGCTGTGTGGATTTGCGTACCCCTTTTTCTTTGCTGGGTATATCATTCTCAACACGTTGCTTCGGGCAGATACGCATCTTACGACGGTTCTGTTCTGGACTTTTGGAGCCGTTGTTGCCATTCTCGGACCTGGCGTCTCGATGGCGTTTACAGGCGTGCAGCTTGCTCTCAACGACGTTGCCCCTGACTCTCACGTCTTGGGAACTCTCAACGCCCTGGCTCTGACCTTGTCTAGTGGTATTCGGTCCATTGTGCCAGGTGCTGCCACAGCCATCTATGCTGTGGGAGTTCGAGGTCAGATTCTTTGGGGTCACCTTGCGTGGTTTATTCTGGTTCCCCTTGCCGCGGCGTTTGCTGTTGCCTGCGAGTATCTGCCAGAGGGTAGACGGCCAAcaaaggacgacgacgagaacgaAGAAAACGAAGCTTGA